The following are encoded together in the Vibrio zhugei genome:
- a CDS encoding META domain-containing protein, protein MKLSSISTITAIASAVIIAGCASHKATPITAKDLQAHRWVLTTVDKKAVKTDPTSTQPFIQFDDTMMASGNASCNDFFGKAKLDKNRLLLDKLALTMKLCSDDIMKQEQMIHRSLSSWTDLSLAKETLTIKTPKHTLVYQADNTTEAKQ, encoded by the coding sequence ATGAAGCTTAGTTCAATTTCGACCATTACAGCAATCGCCTCAGCTGTCATCATCGCAGGGTGTGCCAGTCATAAAGCCACACCGATCACCGCTAAAGACCTTCAAGCGCATCGCTGGGTACTGACCACTGTTGATAAAAAAGCGGTCAAAACCGATCCAACGTCTACCCAACCTTTTATCCAATTTGACGACACCATGATGGCAAGCGGGAATGCGAGCTGCAATGATTTTTTCGGCAAAGCCAAACTGGATAAAAATCGCCTACTTCTCGACAAGTTGGCGCTGACCATGAAGTTGTGCTCAGATGACATCATGAAACAAGAACAAATGATCCACAGAAGCTTATCGTCATGGACCGATTTAAGCTTAGCGAAAGAAACGCTGACGATTAAAACCCCGAAACATACCTTGGTTTATCAGGCGGATAATACCACTGAAGCGAAGCAATAA
- a CDS encoding class I SAM-dependent methyltransferase: MAASALPLFFEHVEQALEHAPHEVRRLFHGRGQQWPGLEQLTCDWLQGQLEVTLFKAVDDAFLNELVAGLVRLSQSALWQQQQGQSIFIQHRYADGAPTKVIVGEINDRPIVQEHGLSFQLDLGRNQNMGIFLDMRFGRQWVQQHAQHKNVLNLFAYTCGFSVAAMAGGADQVVNVDMSRGSLAKGRVNHQLNEHNLNQVKFLGHDIFKSWGKIRKSGPYELIIIDPPSFQKGSFALTKDYQKILRRLPDLLADGGQVLACVNSPMVSSDFLLDAMREHAPDVVFSHRLDNPPEFADIDNEAALKALVFNYQAPSPE, from the coding sequence ATGGCCGCCAGTGCGTTGCCGCTGTTTTTTGAGCATGTCGAACAGGCACTTGAACATGCCCCGCATGAAGTGCGTCGCTTATTTCATGGTCGTGGTCAACAATGGCCCGGTCTTGAGCAATTGACGTGCGATTGGTTACAAGGCCAATTAGAGGTCACCTTGTTCAAAGCGGTGGATGACGCATTTTTGAACGAGCTTGTTGCTGGGTTAGTGCGACTCAGCCAGTCTGCGTTGTGGCAGCAACAACAAGGGCAAAGTATTTTTATTCAACACCGCTATGCCGATGGCGCACCGACGAAGGTGATTGTCGGTGAGATCAACGACCGACCGATTGTGCAAGAGCATGGTTTGAGTTTTCAGTTGGATCTCGGCCGTAACCAAAACATGGGCATCTTCTTAGATATGCGTTTTGGGCGACAATGGGTACAACAACATGCTCAGCATAAGAACGTATTAAATCTCTTTGCTTATACTTGTGGTTTTTCGGTGGCGGCGATGGCTGGTGGTGCGGACCAAGTGGTCAATGTCGATATGTCGCGGGGGTCGTTAGCAAAAGGGCGGGTCAACCATCAGCTTAATGAGCATAACCTCAATCAAGTGAAGTTTTTAGGTCACGATATTTTTAAATCATGGGGGAAAATTCGTAAGTCTGGGCCTTATGAATTGATCATTATCGATCCGCCATCTTTTCAAAAAGGCAGTTTCGCGTTAACCAAAGATTATCAAAAGATTTTGCGTCGCTTACCCGATTTATTAGCCGACGGTGGGCAAGTACTGGCTTGTGTGAATTCGCCGATGGTCAGCAGTGATTTTCTGCTTGATGCGATGCGCGAGCATGCGCCAGATGTGGTATTTTCTCATCGGCTCGATAATCCACCCGAATTTGCCGATATCGATAATGAAGCCGCATTAAAGGCGCTGGTTTTCAATTACCAAGCGCCATCACCAGAATAA
- a CDS encoding TIGR01621 family pseudouridine synthase — MFDILLEHPDFVVINKHPGISVHKDDGETMLLQEVAKVTQDIQLYLVHRLDKMTSGVLLLARHATAASLLSQQFAQRAVNKWYLAIGAKKPKKKQGTIIGDMTRSRRSAWKLATTRTNPAITQFVSVAAQPGQRLFLCKPYTGKTHQIRVALKSVGSAIVGDPIYHQANAADRGYLHAFALQFDYDGTPYTVVCDPRAFSACGRLWLDSVIQDAIEQWSAPWELPWPALPHLAS; from the coding sequence ATGTTTGATATTTTGTTAGAGCATCCAGATTTTGTCGTGATTAATAAGCACCCCGGTATTTCCGTGCATAAAGATGACGGTGAGACCATGCTATTGCAAGAGGTGGCGAAAGTGACGCAGGATATACAACTCTACTTGGTTCATCGTTTAGATAAGATGACCTCGGGGGTACTGTTATTAGCGCGTCATGCCACCGCTGCCAGCCTGCTATCTCAGCAGTTTGCGCAGCGCGCGGTGAATAAATGGTATTTGGCGATTGGTGCGAAAAAACCGAAAAAGAAACAGGGCACCATCATTGGTGATATGACGCGCTCACGCCGCTCGGCCTGGAAACTGGCTACGACACGCACCAATCCTGCGATCACCCAGTTTGTCTCCGTCGCAGCTCAACCGGGACAGCGACTGTTTTTGTGTAAACCGTATACGGGCAAAACGCATCAGATTCGTGTGGCGTTAAAATCCGTTGGATCCGCGATTGTCGGCGACCCAATATATCACCAAGCGAATGCCGCCGACCGTGGTTACTTACATGCTTTTGCGCTGCAATTTGATTACGATGGCACACCGTACACTGTGGTCTGTGATCCGCGCGCCTTTAGCGCCTGTGGCCGCTTATGGTTAGACTCGGTAATACAGGATGCCATTGAACAGTGGTCAGCGCCTTGGGAACTTCCGTGGCCTGCACTTCCTCATCTCGCTTCTTAA